Proteins from a single region of Oryza brachyantha chromosome 6, ObraRS2, whole genome shotgun sequence:
- the LOC102704429 gene encoding protein trichome birefringence-like 20 yields MALLGNLSSLSVKKQYCNTRCLIPTISLLLLVTVLAISNAYFPFPMSKPRAPPTWLSSSSSFSDVPDADGEACDIFRGKWVPNPHAPYYTNNSCTIHEHYDCMKYGKPDLGFVRWRWRPDGCDLPRLDPASFLSAMRGKTIAFIGDSLARNHMNSLICLLTRVAEPTVSWPSSEHMVYHYGGGNGGGYNFTVVSFWAPFLVRNELVDPDGPAHTGLWNLYLDEPDAVWAAHVGELDYAVVSASSWFYRPAMLYEAGRLVGCSHCLLPNVTDLTLRYALRMATRAALRAVGGGAGEGRFRGTAVLRTVSPSQYEGGEWNKDGNCLRTRPYRRGEKRLQGIEFDFHTLQVEEFEVAETAASGGGGAVRMMLMDTTEAMILRADAHPSKYRGWTRRKGWMKEYFTIANDCVHWCLPGAIDAWNDMLAHMLLTSPS; encoded by the exons ATGGCGCTTCTTGGCAATCTCAGCAGCCTTAGTGTCAAGAAGCAGTACTGCAACACCAGATGCCTGATCCCTaccatctccctcctcctcctcgtcaccGTCCTCGCCATCTCAAACGCATACTTCCCCTTCCCGATGAGTAAACCGCGCGCACCGCCGACTTGgctgtcttcttcttcttccttctccgACGTGCCGGatgccgacggcgaggcctGTGACATATTTAGGGGCAAATGGGTGCCGAACCCTCATGCTCCTTACTACACCAACAACTCCTGCACTATACACGAGCACTATGACTGTATGAAGTACGGCAAACCGGACCTCGGCTTCGTGCGATGGCGGTGGCGTCCCGACGGTTGCGACCTCCCCCGCCTCGACCCGGCGAGCTTCCTCTCCGCCATGAGGGGAAAGACCATTGCCTTCATCGGGGACTCCCTCGCCAGGAACCACATGAACTCCCTCATCTGTCTCCTGACCAGG GTGGCGGAGCCGACGGTGAGCTGGCCGAGCAGCGAGCACATGGTGTACCactacggcggcggcaatggcggtGGCTACAACTTCACCGTCGTCAGCTTCTGGGCGCCGTTCCTGGTCCGGAACGAGCTCGTCGACCCGGACGGGCCGGCGCACACGGGCCTGTGGAACCTGTACCTCGACGAGCCCGACGCCGTGTGGGCAGCGCACGTCGGGGAGCTCGACTACGCCGTCGTGTCGGCGTCGAGCTGGTTCTACCGGCCGGCGATGCTGTACGAGGCCGGGCGGCTCGTCGGGTGCAGCCACTGCCTGCTCCCCAACGTCACCGACCTCACGCTGCGGTACGCGCTCCGCATGGCCACGCGCGCCGCGCTCCGcgccgtgggcggcggcgccggcgagggcagGTTCCGCGGCACCGCCGTGCTGCGGAccgtgtcgccgtcgcagTACGAGGGCGGCGAGTGGAACAAGGACGGCAACTGCCTCCGTACGCGGCCGTACCGGCGCGGCGAGAAGAGGCTCCAGGGCATCGAGTTCGACTTCCACACCCTGCAG GTGGAGGAGTTCGAGgtggcggagacggcggcgagcggtggcggcggcgcggtgaggATGATGCTGATGGACACGACGGAGGCGATGATACTGAGGGCCGACGCGCACCCGAGCAAGTACAGGGGATGGACGCGGCGGAAGGGGTGGATGAAGGAGTACTTCACCATCGCCAACGACTGCGTGCACTGGTGCCTCCCCGGCGCCATCGACGCCTGGAATGACATGCTTGCCCACATGCTGCTCACATCGCCAAGCTAG
- the LOC121054769 gene encoding protein trichome birefringence-like 21 has protein sequence MLSASAVPLRALAVVAVLLLLLLATARGPSFLLGGYEPTSIAATLQQPPGSSSSSTSSSSSWIKSARPAAAAVRVPRDCDIFRGEWVPAGAADDGAAPYYTNSTCGEIQEHQNCMKYGRPDLGFLRWRWRPERCELPRFDAAAFLELVRGRSMAFVGDSLARNHMQSLMCLLSKVEHPKEVSKSPDPEFRTVHYESHNFTVAAFRSPYLVTANQSDPASGRWDLYLDEPDAAWVAGVAGFDYAVVSTGTWFNRPTVFYEGGRLAGCHDCLLRGVPALTLRYSLRTAFRTALRALAAGGAAGFGGTVIVRTVSPTSHFEGGEWDRGGDCRRTRPYAANETRMAGLDLDFHTVQVEEFRRAAAAASGGAARMLLMDTTAAMVPRADGHPSRYGHWAHEKVTLYNDCVHWCLPGPIDLWNEMLLQMLLRHQSPEFSS, from the exons ATGCTCAGCGCCAGCGCGGTGCCGCTCCgggcgctcgccgtcgtcgccgtcctcctcctcctcctcctcgccacgGCGCGCGGCCCTTCTTTCCTCCTCGGGGGATACGAGCCCACCAGCATCGCGGCGACGCTGCAGCAGCCGCCcggttcttcctcctcctccacctcctcttcttcttcttggatCAAGAGCGCGcggcctgccgccgccgccgtccgggTGCCGAGGGACTGCGACATCTTCCGCGGCGAGTGGGtgcccgccggcgcggcggacgacgGGGCGGCGCCGTACTACACGAACTCGACCTGCGGGGAGATCCAGGAGCACCAGAACTGCATGAAGTACGGCCGCCCGGACCTCGGGTTCctgcggtggcggtggcggcctgaGCGGTGCGAGCTGCCGCGGTtcgacgcggcggcgttcCTGGAGCTCGTCAGGGGCAGGTCGATGGCGTTCGTCGGCGACTCGCTCGCCAGGAACCACATGCAGTCGCTCATGTGCCTCCTCTCCAAG GTGGAGCACCCCAAGGAGGTGTCCAAGTCACCGGATCCGGAGTTCAGGACGGTGCACTACGAGTCCCACAacttcaccgtcgccgccttccGGTCGCCGTATCTCGTCACGGCGAACCAGTCGGACCCCGCCAGCGGGAGGTGGGACCTCTACCTCGACGAGCCGGACGCCGCCTGGGTGGCCGGCGTGGCGGGCTTCGACTACGCCGTCGTCTCCACGGGGACCTGGTTCAACCGCCCCACCGTGTTCTACGAgggcggccgcctcgccggctgCCACGACTGCCTCCTCCGGGGCGTCCCGGCCCTCACGCTGCGCTACTCCCTCCGCACGGCGTTCCGCACCGCGCtgcgcgcgctcgccgccggcggcgcggcgggcttcggcggCACGGTGATCGTGCGgacggtgtcgccgacgtcgcaCTTCGAGGGCGGGGAGTGGGACAGGGGCGGCGACTGCCGGCGGACGCGGCCGTACGCGGCGAACGAGACGCGGATGGCCGGGCTGGACCTCGACTTCCACACGGTGCAGGTGGAGGAGTtcaggagggcggcggccgcggcgagcggcggcgcggcgaggatgcTGCTGATGgacacgacggcggcgatggtgccGCGGGCGGACGGGCACCCGAGCCGGTACGGGCACTGGGCGCACGAGAAGGTGACGCTGTACAACGACTGCGTGCACTGGTGCCTCCCCGGCCCGATCGACTTGTGGAACGAGATGCTGCTGCAGATGCTGCTGCGTCATCAGTCGCCGGAGTTTTCTTCTTGA